One genomic segment of Myxocyprinus asiaticus isolate MX2 ecotype Aquarium Trade chromosome 14, UBuf_Myxa_2, whole genome shotgun sequence includes these proteins:
- the LOC127451524 gene encoding protein PBMUCL2-like isoform X3 — MRISYKSQETCVCVPSTQNATLTLYPSTQNAALTLDPSTQNAALTLDPSTQNAALTLDPSTQNAAHTLDPSTQNAAHTLDPSTQNAAHTLDPSTQNVALTLNQSTQNLRLHSVNAERSSRNLSVNAERSSRNLSVNAERSSRNLSVNAERSSRTQSVTGSSRTQSVTGSSRTQSVTGSSHTWSDAKSGAYVLRVLKVCA; from the exons atgcgcattagctataaaagccagGAAACCTGCGTTTGCGTTCCGTCAACGCAGAACGCAACTCTCACACTCTATCCGTCAACGCAGAacgcagctctcacactcgatccgtCAACGCAGAacgcagctctcacactcgatccgtCAACGCAGAacgcagctctcacactcgatccgtCAACGCAAAACGCAGCTCACACACTCGATCCGTCAACGCAAAACGCAGCTCACACACTCGATCCGTCAACGCAAAACGCAGCTCACACACTCGATCCGTCAACGCAAAACGTAGCTCTCACACTAAATCAGTCAACGCAAAATTTGCGTTTGCATTCCGTCAACGCAGAACGCAGCTCTCGCAATCTATCCGTCAACGCAGAACGCAGCTCTCGCAATCTATCCGTCAACGCAGAACGCAGCTCTCGCAATCTATCCGTCAACGCAGAAC GCAGCTCTCGCACTCAATCCGTCACAGGCAGCTCTCGCACTCAATCCGTCACAGGCAGCTCTCGCACTCAATccgtcacaggcagctctcacacttGGTCTGATGCAAAATCAGGAGCTTACGTCTTGCGTGTTCTTAAAGTGTGTGCATGA
- the LOC127451524 gene encoding protein PBMUCL2-like isoform X1: MRISYKSQETCVCVPSTQNATLTLYPSTQNAALTLDPSTQNAALTLDPSTQNAALTLDPSTQNAAHTLDPSTQNAAHTLDPSTQNAAHTLDPSTQNVALTLNQSTQNLRLHSVNAERSSRNLSVNAERSSRNLSVNAERSSRNLSVNAERSSRTQSVTGSSRTQSVTGSSRTQSVTGSSRTQSVTGSSRTQSVTGSSHTWSDAKSGAYVLRVLKVCA, from the exons atgcgcattagctataaaagccagGAAACCTGCGTTTGCGTTCCGTCAACGCAGAACGCAACTCTCACACTCTATCCGTCAACGCAGAacgcagctctcacactcgatccgtCAACGCAGAacgcagctctcacactcgatccgtCAACGCAGAacgcagctctcacactcgatccgtCAACGCAAAACGCAGCTCACACACTCGATCCGTCAACGCAAAACGCAGCTCACACACTCGATCCGTCAACGCAAAACGCAGCTCACACACTCGATCCGTCAACGCAAAACGTAGCTCTCACACTAAATCAGTCAACGCAAAATTTGCGTTTGCATTCCGTCAACGCAGAACGCAGCTCTCGCAATCTATCCGTCAACGCAGAACGCAGCTCTCGCAATCTATCCGTCAACGCAGAACGCAGCTCTCGCAATCTATCCGTCAACGCAGAAC GCAGCTCTCGCACTCAATCCGTCACAGGCAGCTCTCGCACTCAATCCGTCACAGGCAGCTCTCGCACTCAATCCGTCACAGGCAGCTCTCGCACTCAATCCGTCACAGGCAGCTCTCGCACTCAATccgtcacaggcagctctcacacttGGTCTGATGCAAAATCAGGAGCTTACGTCTTGCGTGTTCTTAAAGTGTGTGCATGA
- the LOC127451524 gene encoding protein PBMUCL2-like isoform X2 has translation MRISYKSQETCVCVPSTQNATLTLYPSTQNAALTLDPSTQNAALTLDPSTQNAALTLDPSTQNAAHTLDPSTQNAAHTLDPSTQNAAHTLDPSTQNVALTLNQSTQNLRLHSVNAERSSRNLSVNAERSSRNLSVNAERSSRNLSVNAERSSRTQSVTGSSRTQSVTGSSRTQSVTGSSRTQSVTGSSHTWSDAKSGAYVLRVLKVCA, from the exons atgcgcattagctataaaagccagGAAACCTGCGTTTGCGTTCCGTCAACGCAGAACGCAACTCTCACACTCTATCCGTCAACGCAGAacgcagctctcacactcgatccgtCAACGCAGAacgcagctctcacactcgatccgtCAACGCAGAacgcagctctcacactcgatccgtCAACGCAAAACGCAGCTCACACACTCGATCCGTCAACGCAAAACGCAGCTCACACACTCGATCCGTCAACGCAAAACGCAGCTCACACACTCGATCCGTCAACGCAAAACGTAGCTCTCACACTAAATCAGTCAACGCAAAATTTGCGTTTGCATTCCGTCAACGCAGAACGCAGCTCTCGCAATCTATCCGTCAACGCAGAACGCAGCTCTCGCAATCTATCCGTCAACGCAGAACGCAGCTCTCGCAATCTATCCGTCAACGCAGAAC GCAGCTCTCGCACTCAATCCGTCACAGGCAGCTCTCGCACTCAATCCGTCACAGGCAGCTCTCGCACTCAATCCGTCACAGGCAGCTCTCGCACTCAATccgtcacaggcagctctcacacttGGTCTGATGCAAAATCAGGAGCTTACGTCTTGCGTGTTCTTAAAGTGTGTGCATGA